The genomic segment GAAAGTCCAGCAAAAAAAGCATTGTGGTAATCCTGACCTTTTGAGACTAAAATAACTAGCATTTAAAATAacttgtgtttggtttttgggaCGAAGTAGAACAACTTccattctgtcttttttttttttttttataaagtgcACAACCATTTGTTAACTTTCGGTATATAAGAGTCTTTGGTTCTATACCTGATAAGGCTGCAAagtgattgatttttttttttctgtgtaaatgtttttgtttttgttttttttcattattattattgattttttttttttcagtgtgtcttTCTCCTGAATCCTGCCTACTTCTTTCTCAAGTTGGACTAGCAGATCTCAGTTAGGCAACAGCCTAACTGAGATCTGCTAGTTTGCAGCTGGTGAGAGGCAGTCATGCCAAGACAGGTGGTGAATTATCGGGGATGGAGCTGGGCTGCTGAGCAAGCAAGAGCCACAGACGGTGCATTCCTCTGTCAGCCCATATCGACAGCAGCAAGGCTGAACAAAGTGTGCCTTTGTGGGGCAGTATGTCCTCTAATTGTTAGAGAAAATCATGtctatatacagtatatttgTGCAAAGTAGTATAAattaaattctttgtttttgactCGGTACTCAAAATATTTTTGGTTACTATTGTACAGACTGTTCTTGGAACATTGGACAACACTCCATTCAGTAGTAATGTTGGCCCTAAACTCCACTTTACCAGTGAGCAACACCTAACACCCTTCTCATTTTTCTTTAGATGACTTTTGGGGTGTCAAGCAGTGTGACGCTGCTGTTCGACTTCTGGGATGTGCACACCCCTGCAGGTAAGCTGCACAGTATTAAAAAGTCTTGCGAAAAAGCCTTAGAACCAGTTCTTGTGGATTAGAAATTGTGTGGTGCAATTCATATACTTATTTCTGATGACGGTGAAGTGTTTCTGTAATATTGTTTACATCACTATACAAACTCGATCTACCATGTTCATGAACTGAAGCTTGAATAAACCTGTTCAAACTTGTTTTTAACAGGTTTGTTTGCTTGAGAGGTGAAACTATGGAAGTTTTTGCATCTTTTTAttaagtgtttcttttttcttttctttttttttttttttttttaaacttgtagcAGGAACCAAAAATGTATTAATTGAAGTTGGTCTTTTAACAGTTTTGAAATGCTGTGCACCAACCCCTTTCTTCATTTGTCAGCCTTGAAGTGGATCTGGATTGGATTTAATTACATTAAGGAGGTTTAAGGGGTTAGAATTAGTTcttaaagtgaaaaataaatttttaataCTAAAATATTACGGTAGTAGAGGAGTTGCCAGAACAGATACCCCCCATGTATCCCAGGGGAAGAAGGGGAAACGTTGTCAAGCTATATGTAGAGAAAATGTATTGTTTTCTCAATGCTTCCAGTCCTCTGTCTTTCATGAACCTGCTTTTGGCTGGAGCTTCACATTAAGTGAACAGATGTTGGTGTCAAAGTAGCAAAAATAATGATGTACTGCATAAAAGTACTTTTTAATAGTGACTTTTTTTGTGAGttaacattttgtatttttgtaccTACAGGGATGGTGGTGTCAGTGCTGGTGGTCTTGCTTCTGACTGTCTTTTACGAGGTGCTTAAAGTATGGAGATTGTGGCTGGGGAATCCCTCCAAGCTGACCCAGCCTCAGTCTCCATATGACGCCCCACCATCTTCCCGCTGCGACAGCATCTCTGTCCTGGACTGCAGCCCCTCTGAATCCTCACTGACCCCTATAGCATCAGTCGTTACACCTCAAAGTACCAGGAACAGGTAAGCAAACATAGTCATTTCTAGTAACTTTTTTATCATGGATCGTACTGTGAAATGCAAATCACTGATTAAAATAAAGACATGCATCTATTTGAACTGTATGGTAGTAACCTCCATAGCATGGTgacgctcttttttttttttttgttggtgtaTCCTAGATTgcaactattattatttttaggcAGTGTTAAACAAAAGTCTGTGGCAAACTGACACCATTACATACTGGCAGACTGAATCTCGAGACCTGAATGATGTATTTGACTTATTAGTTTATTTATAAATAGCCCTCTCCCTCTTCTTTTCATCAGCTGGTTGTTGCACATCATACAGACGGTCCTCCACATGCTGCAGGTGTCTCTGGCCTACATGCTGATGCTGTGCGTCATGTCCTATAACACCTGGATATTCCTCGGGGTCATTGCAGGGTCGGTCCTCGGTTATTTTATCTCATTTCCTCTCTTAGGTCGGATGTGATGACACAGACATTTAATATAGTGAAATAAAGTAAAAGCTTTACTTTTTACCACCCGAGGATCTCTGAGGATGGAAAAATTGGTGGAGAATGAGCTACGTGACACTAAACTTTGCCTAAACCTCATCTGGATATAGaaactgaaaatgattttaagcttccagaaaacaggaaatgctaCATTTTAACATTTGTCCCTAATTAACAAATAACTAATTTCTGGTACATAATGTTAGGAAAATACTCAGTTTTTCAGTCTATTAGTTTTACTTCACTTTTAAGTCAGCAGACTATGTGAGTAATACCTGTggaaaaatcttttctttttttttttaatctccagaAGTAATAGTTGTTcaattctgcttttttttttctttttctttttttttttaattgtcttgAAAATCTAAACAATTGATTTAGAAAGAAGAAGTGCACTGGAGTCACCCAGAGCATGATAACACAAAACCCAGAGATGGGAAGTCTGCACAGCTTGTGGTGTGTTAGGATgctatgttgttgttgtttggtttttggtttttttgacaGGGTTTATTCATACTGCAccaattagttttatttttgtatttgctgTCAAATGATTCAAGATGGAACCTGATATTTGATTCCCGTGTTTTGGACTAAAATCTTACAGCTAAATCAGACATTTACAGTCACGAGTCATGAGGCAGTATTGCATTGCGCTATAGTCCGTATGAGGAACTGATACATGTGATTCTCGCTTGTAAAACCTTGTGAAAGGTCATCTTGGTTTGTTATTATTCATGGTCATGTGGTTCTGTAGCAATTGTTTAACCACAATCAGAAAAGCAAAGTGCCTTGAAGCTGACAGTTGAGACATGTTTCAGATGTTCCTATCTTTtggtaatatttttttaaagacatttttttttttctttaactgatTTTAGAAAATCACTGACACTAAAGGCTTATACAGATTTGTCCAACTGCTTTATTTACTGTTGCATATCAATAAGATTTTTTCTGGTgatggcttctttttttctgtctttgaaaaaaaagaataaagagaaaaagaatgaaGCCGATAAAgtgttttgtgctttgtttgttttttattcatccATTTCGATACATATTTTAAGTAAACATAAGTACAACAAACAGGAATAAAAACTGTTTACACCTGAATGTTATAATCCACACAggttttataataaataaaaacaaggtAGCCCTCCATTGGAAATAATGAATCTGGGTCCTGACTAGATAAAATGGTTACATTAATATTAAATTAACTGCTCAGAATTTAATGGTAAAATACGACTTGGTCAGTTTCTTACACCCAGAAAAGGGCTAAATATGGACATTCTGTATTACATGCACTATCAACCCAATGTTTCATCTTTTCTTGCCATAGTTAAAGACCCATTTTTCTAATTGCTTTTGCCTCCTTCTGCcctgttttcccttttttcaaAGGGAATCGATGGTCTAAGGACAGAAAGTGTTGTCTTTTCGAAAAGTAATGACAATGTGTAAGTTCTGTTGTGcttatgaattaaaaaaaaaaaaatgttattgagTGTTAAAATGTAAATCGCACGCAGGTCTAACCTTGAGTCTTTCAGTTAGTACATAGCAGGTCTGATCAAGGCAAAAGCATTAAATTCAACAACAAGCATACTGTTGCGCACATACAGAACTTCAATTTTCCCCCGTTAGTACCAAATTAACAAGTTCTTTTCATGAAACCACTCATAGaaactaaaaacaaattatAACCCCCTAAAATAAACGGTTATCTGTAGGGTTGCCAAACAGACTGGAATTAAAACCTATTATCTGCGGTCACATAAAACACAAGCTAAATTTACAGCTTGAGATCACTACAGCAGTGTGTCTGTTAGATGgatgattttaaataaaagatgtAATATTTGATGCAAGTGATATAATCTATCGATCACTAGAAGCCAAGATTAAAGGTTTTCCTTCTAATAATCAAGCGGGCTTCCTCCAGAGCTGTTGATGGTTCTTCAAGAAACTTCAAgaagctttattttttaaatgtgttaaaaaaaacctttgtttTAAAGTTACTGTAGATGTATTTACCATTCCCTGCCTATTTGTACTGAAATGCATTGAAACATAAAGGCCATAAAGTAAACAAATTGCACGCTTGTAAAGtaacattttacaaaaaaaatggaTAAATACAGTTCAGGATGAAGAAGAAAGTATTGCTGTAGCACCCCCTGCTGACCAGATAGAGGCTAAGAACATTAGGCAAGGCTCCGATTACCTGCAGTAAAGTGTAAGTTGTACTTACAAGAGCATTTAATGTTACAGATATTCAAATTATTTCctgctattaaaaaaaaactttttataaTTTACCACTGTAATGGACACAGCCTTGGACATGGAGGGTTTATAGAAATTGGATATGACTTTACTGACACATGCAAAATATATAGAAAGACTACACTCACCAATCACCAAATCTACATGTCAAAAAACTGGAGGACTGGGTTCTGGACTGTGCAATATCAACAGCAACAAAGGAAAGGCATATTTAACCCCTTAAATACAATCCATATTCATTCAGCTTCTCAATATTTATGCAATCCGCCATTCGTCTGCAGGTTTCTCCAGTTTATTCGGAGGAATGTCTTCTTATGATAAAACAACCTCCACTTCTATGGGGTCGACGATCTTTTCCTCTCCATTCAGACCATTTGTGACTGGTCCCTCGCTGGTGGGTGACTGGAAGCCGCTGTCCTCACGTGAGCTGGAGTCTGTAACCAGTGGTGGGGAGGACTCATTATCTGATTCGGCTGCAGAGATCTCGGTAATCTGTTCACTTTCATCTTCCTGCACTGCTATCTCTAGCTTCTCGATGGCGTTCTGGATGGCTGCTTCGTCCTTATCGACTTCCTGCTTCTTGCTCGCTGCCAGCTGCTGGAGGATTGCCTGTGGGGACGTCTTCTCTTGCAGAGACCCCTTTGGAACCGTCTCCACCACAGTGGTGACGTGAGTCACGTCCTCCTTGACCCCATCCTCCACGGTGATGCTGCCAGTGGTCGCCTCTGTTTTGTTGGTGATTTCACTCTGCTCCACCttggacactggcaccaccacCTCAACCACCGGATTTATCAAGTCCCTGATTTCATTCACGCTATCAGGAGACTTGGGGCCGAGGTCCTCCTCTTTTCCCAACTGGTCCTCCTCATTCTCCAACTGGTCCTCCTCTTTGCTCAGAAACATCTCAGCATCCTCCTCGGGGATCAGCTCCACCCCTGGGACCTCCAGGCAGGACTCATAGGGCAGAGGCACCCCGTCAGGCTGTATCATTGACACCACCTGCTTGCGTCTTCTCCCAAAAACCCTTCCTTCATCTGCACTGCTGACAGGGCCCTCCGGCTCATCACCGCCAAATTTGGTGGCCCAGTCCACCTGGGGGTTTTCCCCAAGCAGGTGCAGGTTGGGGTCGCTGTTGGTCAGAATGATGCTGTCCCTGTAGAGGTTATGTCTCCTCTGCACAGCTGCCTCCTTTACAGCTGGACACAGGGGAAAAAAGGTAAGGCATGTTATTACTGCAGCTATCCATTGACGCCATCATCATGAAAACTGTTTCTAAATCTTGATCCTGGCCCTTACCCATCATTATGTCTTTGGAGACAGACTGCAGCACCACTTCCTCAAACATATTTTCTATCAACAGAAAACGCGAGAAGTCCTCAAAGATTAGCTCCTTGAAACGAGGCAGCTCCTAAGGAAACAGGATTCAAATAAGATCAGGATGTTTATAGCACCAATCCTTTTAGTTGGTCAGCAGGTGAGGCTGAAATCATAACTctcaaaaatgctttttaaatgcATCCTCAACTCTTTTTTCCTCATAAAGACGGCATTTAACGTGCTCCCTGTACCCTTAATGATGAGTCAGTATTTTATCAGTAAAGACATCTTTTGATGACcattacagcagtttttggGATTCTCCAAAGGTTTGCAGAAGACGAGATCCCCCTCACTAAGTTCTGATAGATAGACAGTCATTTTGTTCTCTGGGCAAGGCTGAAATATGACTGAAAACTGCTCAGTTCACAAAAAAGCTTCAAGCGTTACTCATGGCAAAAATTCCTTTTAGAAACACATCTGCCTACTGAGCAGCCATTTAACTACGCTACCTCTTTTTCCGATGTGATTCAGTGATTGTCGCTAGTTCAAAACCTGTTCTTTAAGTGATTTATGAGAACTAGTCTTCTAGTTTGGAAACTGAATGCTATTGTGAGACAAAAATCAGGACGGATTAATCACTGAATTTCTTTTGGTAGTCATGGGACTGGTTCTAGATTAGACACAAGCATCATATTGATGAAGTCAATAGGATCGGGTAACAGGATGacaacaggtttttttttttttttttttttcctatgagCCTATATTTATGCACTTgcaaaaactgtttgttttgccttttttcctCAAATGTACATTTGCTGCTTTGGTGATTCAAATTTTCTACTTTTGCAACCCACTCATATATTGTATGCCGCTTGTGTTTTcttatttacagtttttatcCTATAAATCCCATAAATTATATGTAAGCAAGGAAAAGTTTGTAAGACCGTTCATTCACTTTTATTTCAAGTGTTACTCACGGGTGAGCAGGATGGCGCGAGCTGCTGCAGCATGTAGGGGATGATGATCTGCAGCAGAGCCTCCCTGAAGAACTTCTTGCGCACCGAGCTGCTGTCATAGTCATATTTCTGACAGGAAAAAccagaaacacaaacatagCTTAAGGACATGAATTACCTTTAGCGATTCAGACCTTTCAACACTTAATTctgtgctgctgtaaaatcCACTCCTCTTTAATTAATTAAGAGTTAATTTGAACTTTGATTGAGTCAAACATCATTAACACAAACAGGTTTTTCCTGGAATATCTAATCTGAAAACTGTGAGCAGCAtaagaataattttaaaaaatatatgtttatttGACCGTCTCCTCTTTTGATCTttccatgtgtttgttttacctTGAGAACTCTGTCCTGGCATCTCTGGGTGATCTTGCACATGTCACTGTCTCCCTGGGCCTCTAAGGACTGGTTAAGCAGCTGTTCAAATGTGTACACTGCATTGTCCATTTGCTGTCAAAATGAAATCATTATAAAAAGGTTAGGTGTGCCATAGCTCAGATTCAAATTGCATATTCTTTTTttggccagcaggtggcagtagaCAATTCAGCAGAGGTAGTGTGAATGCTGCTGTATTATAGCTTACTTATAGCAGGGAGTGTTGTCAGAGATCCTGACAGGATtgtaataatggattgcatttatatagcgcttttctaggcacccaaagcgctttacaattccactattctcattcactctcacagtcacacactggtggaggcaagctacagttgtagccacagctgccctggggcagactgacagtgtcttgcccaaggacacaacgaccaggacagagagagcagggggatcgaaccggcaaccttccggttacaagatgagcttcccaatcccctgagccacggtcaccCCTGTGGTCGGATTGTGTGATTGAAACTAATATTTCCCATCATATTACAGAGGAGGGTTGTTGCATCTTACCTCCCTCATAAGGATCTGAGCCCTACTGATGAACACAGATGGACTGGAGACGTCGAACCTCTGCTGCAGTCCTTCCAGGTTGAGCTCTTCCACCTTCTCGTAGCAGCTCTGCATTTTCACTGGATGGAAGGCAAGCATTGACAGCCTTTCCATGttctgaaagaaagagagagaagagcaATGTGGTGAGTGCGACTGACCCGAGGAGGGAAAGTTAACAACAAAAGGCTGACTTCTGATTTACGATAACGCAGGTTGCACATGCCTTTTCATTCACTAACCTCTCCCATTTTTTCTTTGCCCCCTCCGTTG from the Oreochromis niloticus isolate F11D_XX linkage group LG7, O_niloticus_UMD_NMBU, whole genome shotgun sequence genome contains:
- the slc31a2 gene encoding protein SLC31A2 isoform X1; this encodes MPRQVVNYRGWSWAAEQARATDGAFLCQPISTAARLNKVCLCGAMTFGVSSSVTLLFDFWDVHTPAGMVVSVLVVLLLTVFYEVLKVWRLWLGNPSKLTQPQSPYDAPPSSRCDSISVLDCSPSESSLTPIASVVTPQSTRNSWLLHIIQTVLHMLQVSLAYMLMLCVMSYNTWIFLGVIAGSVLGYFISFPLLGRM
- the slc31a2 gene encoding protein SLC31A2 isoform X2, giving the protein MRMTFGVSSSVTLLFDFWDVHTPAGMVVSVLVVLLLTVFYEVLKVWRLWLGNPSKLTQPQSPYDAPPSSRCDSISVLDCSPSESSLTPIASVVTPQSTRNSWLLHIIQTVLHMLQVSLAYMLMLCVMSYNTWIFLGVIAGSVLGYFISFPLLGRM
- the niban2a gene encoding protein Niban 2a isoform X2 gives rise to the protein MPTTPFSQPPPLLLPREHQSVRTRQWMKEFGQVYEQQYAVALFNSVRFEIEGGGGTQSQLLHRKDPLAGRTIFSGSLFQYLEENRKWRNRFVFVPNDYTINLYESKAAHDRGLHPKVTINCAGYKALTSMEEYMELINKSLPGVKAKVGSNPFIKCETGFPLILWHPYARHHYFCVMTEKEQKKWHAVLQDCVRDSNNGLPENCTVKTPAFTDAVRLHRQARGQYGTWDMMCGTPPQILANLVMESLHPDIRNMIVPRLKGKMQQRQKNWMLISDAVYKQVLFQTTGQYEALVEACEAQRGPLDARLRTDMDQLITSKEHVSSKLRALVLPKAEQILRTNIQPYINSILEALMDPTSRGFAEVRDVFFREMVEISKNSLNGGGKEKMGENMERLSMLAFHPVKMQSCYEKVEELNLEGLQQRFDVSSPSVFISRAQILMREQMDNAVYTFEQLLNQSLEAQGDSDMCKITQRCQDRVLKKYDYDSSSVRKKFFREALLQIIIPYMLQQLAPSCSPELPRFKELIFEDFSRFLLIENMFEEVVLQSVSKDIMMAVKEAAVQRRHNLYRDSIILTNSDPNLHLLGENPQVDWATKFGGDEPEGPVSSADEGRVFGRRRKQVVSMIQPDGVPLPYESCLEVPGVELIPEEDAEMFLSKEEDQLENEEDQLGKEEDLGPKSPDSVNEIRDLINPVVEVVVPVSKVEQSEITNKTEATTGSITVEDGVKEDVTHVTTVVETVPKGSLQEKTSPQAILQQLAASKKQEVDKDEAAIQNAIEKLEIAVQEDESEQITEISAAESDNESSPPLVTDSSSREDSGFQSPTSEGPVTNGLNGEEKIVDPIEVEVVLS
- the niban2a gene encoding protein Niban 2a isoform X1 — its product is MPILTLIPIIPVRVAGAAVCAKMPTTPFSQPPPLLLPREHQSVRTRQWMKEFGQVYEQQYAVALFNSVRFEIEGGGGTQSQLLHRKDPLAGRTIFSGSLFQYLEENRKWRNRFVFVPNDYTINLYESKAAHDRGLHPKVTINCAGYKALTSMEEYMELINKSLPGVKAKVGSNPFIKCETGFPLILWHPYARHHYFCVMTEKEQKKWHAVLQDCVRDSNNGLPENCTVKTPAFTDAVRLHRQARGQYGTWDMMCGTPPQILANLVMESLHPDIRNMIVPRLKGKMQQRQKNWMLISDAVYKQVLFQTTGQYEALVEACEAQRGPLDARLRTDMDQLITSKEHVSSKLRALVLPKAEQILRTNIQPYINSILEALMDPTSRGFAEVRDVFFREMVEISKNSLNGGGKEKMGENMERLSMLAFHPVKMQSCYEKVEELNLEGLQQRFDVSSPSVFISRAQILMREQMDNAVYTFEQLLNQSLEAQGDSDMCKITQRCQDRVLKKYDYDSSSVRKKFFREALLQIIIPYMLQQLAPSCSPELPRFKELIFEDFSRFLLIENMFEEVVLQSVSKDIMMAVKEAAVQRRHNLYRDSIILTNSDPNLHLLGENPQVDWATKFGGDEPEGPVSSADEGRVFGRRRKQVVSMIQPDGVPLPYESCLEVPGVELIPEEDAEMFLSKEEDQLENEEDQLGKEEDLGPKSPDSVNEIRDLINPVVEVVVPVSKVEQSEITNKTEATTGSITVEDGVKEDVTHVTTVVETVPKGSLQEKTSPQAILQQLAASKKQEVDKDEAAIQNAIEKLEIAVQEDESEQITEISAAESDNESSPPLVTDSSSREDSGFQSPTSEGPVTNGLNGEEKIVDPIEVEVVLS
- the niban2a gene encoding protein Niban 2a isoform X3, with the protein product MGDVVSSHLDEDRREMITVRTRQWMKEFGQVYEQQYAVALFNSVRFEIEGGGGTQSQLLHRKDPLAGRTIFSGSLFQYLEENRKWRNRFVFVPNDYTINLYESKAAHDRGLHPKVTINCAGYKALTSMEEYMELINKSLPGVKAKVGSNPFIKCETGFPLILWHPYARHHYFCVMTEKEQKKWHAVLQDCVRDSNNGLPENCTVKTPAFTDAVRLHRQARGQYGTWDMMCGTPPQILANLVMESLHPDIRNMIVPRLKGKMQQRQKNWMLISDAVYKQVLFQTTGQYEALVEACEAQRGPLDARLRTDMDQLITSKEHVSSKLRALVLPKAEQILRTNIQPYINSILEALMDPTSRGFAEVRDVFFREMVEISKNSLNGGGKEKMGENMERLSMLAFHPVKMQSCYEKVEELNLEGLQQRFDVSSPSVFISRAQILMREQMDNAVYTFEQLLNQSLEAQGDSDMCKITQRCQDRVLKKYDYDSSSVRKKFFREALLQIIIPYMLQQLAPSCSPELPRFKELIFEDFSRFLLIENMFEEVVLQSVSKDIMMAVKEAAVQRRHNLYRDSIILTNSDPNLHLLGENPQVDWATKFGGDEPEGPVSSADEGRVFGRRRKQVVSMIQPDGVPLPYESCLEVPGVELIPEEDAEMFLSKEEDQLENEEDQLGKEEDLGPKSPDSVNEIRDLINPVVEVVVPVSKVEQSEITNKTEATTGSITVEDGVKEDVTHVTTVVETVPKGSLQEKTSPQAILQQLAASKKQEVDKDEAAIQNAIEKLEIAVQEDESEQITEISAAESDNESSPPLVTDSSSREDSGFQSPTSEGPVTNGLNGEEKIVDPIEVEVVLS